The window GTGCTGATTGCAGAAGTAGCTGGTGAAAGGCAGCTTGACAGGCATGGTGTTAGGAAATCCTGGGTGTGGGGGGAAGGCTGAGTGAATTTGAAATTCAGGCTCTTGTTAACATGATTTAAAGAAAGCAGGTTTGTATGGAGagttctctctccctttttaagtttcttttagCCTAACTGGCAGCCAGATCAAAATTGTTAGAGGTCACATCTGTTTACAGCTCATTAATTAACGTATtgagagaaaagcaattaacaactgtatttatatttttatattgtaattTAGCATGAAGTTCTATTCTGAAATTGTGTGAGCTACTGATCATGCAAGACATCATATGTGATTACTTGACTGAtctttattaattaatttggaGTATTTTGCTATTGCATGCGTCAGAACTCAGCACACGTTGAATGTGTGTTACCCTtcacttgcttttaaaaatatgtacatctcatttttttttttcaaagttaatatttttgccAAGTGACTTTTCTAGAAAGGATTTTGGGAGTTTTGAAACAGTTACGTAGCAAAACTTTATCCGCTAGACTCTGTTCTTCCATAggattatttcctttatttttctttggaaacttCTGCTGAGTGATTTCATTGATATGCTTGAAAACACACACCTGTTGACAAGTCGTACATAAGCTGGTCAAAAACATTGAAGATTTTTGGTGTACCAACCAAATTATTCTATTGGAAATAGTGCTCAGTGTTGTTTGGTTCTCttgtaaaagttttaaaagtttgaaaattgCTTTCTAGCTCCTCATCTtagagcaaacagaaaatattaaattaatgtatttgACACAGTGACATCCACGTCATAGGAAGACCTGCAAGCACTAAAATGTGAGCTTACCTTTAACGTTTCTGAGACTCagaaatttcattaattttatctcTATTTGTGAAAATGGTTGTAACTGAGGTAGTCAGTGTTAGTAGTTGGAGCACATGCGTTATAAAACTAATTAAGTTCCATGAAATTGCAATACCTTGTGGCTGGCTGATAATTTTTAGTGATATTGATGTTCTCATGCCTGCCATGAGAATATTTCTTAGCATTTCATGTCAAAGTTCCCGGATAAATTTAAAAAACGTAATCCACAAATTTCTCAGCATTGATTGTACATACGAGTTGAACATTGACTTGCATTGAGGTACGTCTGTTCTATTTCTTATCTTGGAATCAGTCATCTATATCACACTGTCAGTCATACGTTCAGCTGTCATAAAATTCACTAAGTTATTGATGAGCCTAGAGTTCCAAAAACTAGTTGCACCGTTTCTGTActatttataatgaaaatattttttcagttgttaatGATTATCATAAATCTTTacatgccaggaaaaaaaaaaaaaactctcaatTTTTAAGGGCTAAACTGTTAAAGTATTGCATTTTCTAGTTGGCTCTGGAAAAGGCTGACTTTGGAAGAAGTGTGGAGTTAAATATTGCACCATATTCTAGATGCACTTACTCAGTAATTAACTTAATGCATTATACTGCTAAAGTCATTGGGTTTTAATAGTTATTCTTAATAGGTCTATTTAACAGGTGTTCCTCGCAGGAACAGTGCAGGGGTTttgaaaattacatattttaggAAACCATGCTTAAGAAAAGCTGAGATGTACTCTGTAGTCTTCAGGAAAatgatgcttttaaaaaggCCATTAGGCTTGAGATAAAGAATAAGAACAGTTTGCGTTTGAGGGAatgttgcttgttttctgtgttgcaggaaaatattttttttgtagctttatGATTAGATGTCATTCAATAACtcaggtttgctttcttttgtccAGGGGAAGAGTATCAGAGAATTGAATTTGGTGTTAATGAAGTTATTGAGACAGAGTCCTCTGTACTAAATAACACTGACTACAGTATTTCAAGCACTCTGAATCCTCAGGCTCCAGAATTCATTCTCAGTTGTGCACCTGCTCAGAAAACCCCTGATGATAGCCTCAGCGAAACAAACTACAACTCCATTGACTGCCAGTTCAGCGATCCAACCCTCGCTTTGGATAGTGGTTCTAACGCTGAAAATGATGGCTTGGCTGGAGGCCTGGGGCAAAGGGAGcgcaaaaagaagaaaaaaagacccCCTGGATACTACAGTTACTTGGAAGACGGTATCGCTCCCACAGAAGCTCTTGTAAATGGCCACGCAAATTCATCGGGACTGAACAGTATAAGCACGGAGGATACGGAACTGACGGGAGACATCCCCTCCCTGGCCACCCCAAGGACTTGCAACAGCCCGGACAATTCTGTGGACTTCGTTAACGAAGCTGTTTCTGATGATTCTGTTTCTAGCGCACTAGACAATACCAGGACTGCAGGGCAGCCTGAGGTATGCAGTGTTACTAATTCTGAACAGTTTTGCATCCCCTCAGAGACTGGCAGAGATAGCCCTTTAAGGACAGCTGTTGTACAGTCTTATGCTGGTACTGATACTACTGAAACTCTTGGCGTTACTAATGGACAAACACTTGAATCCTCGGGTGAGGACACAGCTGCCAATGGGGTAGAATTGCACACTGTGGAAAGCACTGACTCAGACCAAGCTAAGCCTGAGGAAGCTTCACCTACTACTGAGGCAACTGTCCCGGTTGCAGGATCAGTCCCTGTTAATCAGCCTGCAAAATCGTGGGCTAGTCTTTTTCACAATTCCAAGCCCTCTGCTTCCACATCTGTGGTCTATGTTGAGACTAAGTATACCCCTCCTGCCACATCTACTCTGGTCCCTGAAAAACAGGTTGAAGTCAAAGAGGGGCCTGTTCCAGTTTCAGAGGATCCTGTAGCCATAAAGATTGCAGGTATAGTTAACACACACGAGTGGATGGTTCAGTAGAAGGGTATTGTTTCCTTGCTTCTAAACAGGAGTGTACAGTGTTGAGAGAAGGTTCCTCTGCTGATGTTCTTAATAAGATGACTGTTAATACACAGCTGGGAAAGGTGCTATTTAAAGAAGCTAGGTTTGCGTCCCCCTGAGTTGAGTAAACATTGCAACAAGACATTATCATATTGTACCAAGTGCAGtaaaaatactgctgctttTCAACCAATATGCTCAAATGGTCTGtgatccattttctttttaaatggattAGTTAGATTTGACTGTGTACTATTGTAATAGGGAGAACACATTAGAAAAGTATGTTGTGAAAACAGTGTGTCATATCTATTATTTACGATCTTGTAATGcattccagaaaagaaaagtgttaatatttttgtgctgAAGTACCTGAAATTCCTGGATGCTTGCAGGAGCTTAAGTGTAACACCTAAATAGGATCTGCTTCAGGAATTCTAGTTCAGGAAATAGCATTTATATTTATGGATCTGTTGTTTTAATGGTTTGTCTTCTGAATTTTGAAGAATCATCCTTACCCATTTTAaactatattattttattcagaaataatgcTATTTACTGCCTGTTAGAGTAATCATAAGAAACGGTCCAAAGGGTACGTTCAGAAAGAACGTGTGATATGAAGGCTTGGACTGTTGGTATTGTATCCGTGGTTCTAATGAGAAATGCTAGGATGTGaatgacatttgttttccaactgaatctgcaaaaatatgaagaaaaatagccAGTTAGTTGTATTTGGTGTCCCTGaacaaaaataaggattttGAATTTAAGTAGTCTATATGTGAAAAGGTTTGTGCAAAATCCTGCTGATACAGTCCAGAAGCTAATTGACAAGTACCGCAGCAGTTTGTGTGTGACAACTTCAAGTCAAAGATCATTTTCTCCTCTAACTGGAAGCTGACCTGGAGATTTCTGTTCAGGATACCCCGAAGTACATGCCTGCCTCGCATCCACATGTTTGCTCAGTAATTTTATCATTGCTTAAACCTGTCTGCTGAGAGAAAAGcttattctgtgtatttttcacttctgtcaCAAACGTAGTTGGCTGTGCTAAGGTGTGTGTATGTACCGGTGCTGATTTCTTGGAACCCATCCATGCAATGTATGTTACACTCTATACTTAACGCTATCACTTGGTGATGATGAATTTgaacttaaaatgttttgtggtaTCAGTAAAAATAGAACCGCTTACCACAAATAAAGTACTTCATCTTGTCCCAGTTGCTACAGCTTTAGGTTAACTTTGTACAGAAACAATGAACATCTACAGTTTTTTGCCACCAGGTGGgagcaaagcttttattttgtcctgATACATGAAAAtagcagtattatttttatgctgttttcttttgcaccTTCGCTATTAGCTTGctttgcagaggaagaaattgATTATAGATCCTTTCTTTACCAGTGAAAAGGAATACATCTTCTCATTTCAGTTAATTTAGGTAGGGATTATATTGCTGCAGTTCCTGTTGttcagatgctgctgctttcactATAAAATGTTTACATGAGCATCTGAATGCCATGTGATCAGTGCTTTGCTCTGTGGAAGGAGgtgactttctttaaaaaaaataaatgaaagagatgATATACCTATTTCCCAAACAGGCCTGAGAACACTATTAAGTTCTTTGTTTCTACACCCACATACAAAAAGGTGTTACATAAGTATCTCGAGTTCAGCAAGCAAAGTTAGCAAATCTTCTGACTTAATGTTGAAGCTCTGAGGCCCTTCTGTATAGCTTCTGTTTAGAACACGTGCTCAGGACATGAGCACAAATGCCTTTTCCATAGATAAATCAATGCTTCTTACCTTAATTTCACCAGTTGCTACGCGGTGATTAATGGTTCACAGGCACCTTGAAATTAAATTGATGCTACTTCATTCATCCACAAAGGTCTGTGGTTTCTTAGTCCTAAAATTCAGATGAAAGGTACAAAAGATGAGGAGGTGAGAATTAggaccagaaaataaaacagttctcATGTTAATCTTCATGGGGACAAAAGTTCTGAACAGTTAACTTTAGCAAGTGGCTAAGGTGTGTTGTGAGTGGTTTACTGGCATTGCTAGTAAAGAGGTAAAGGGAACTTTTGAGGCAAGTTATGAACAATTGATGTTTATTGGTCAAAACAAGGAAATCTGGGAATAACAAAGCGGTAGAGAAGAACAGGTGCAGGGCTTGCATGTTCAGAAATGGACCACAGGATGAGTTCTTCACGTTAGCCTAATTTAAATGCTAGggcaaacattttaataattaatttctaaGAGATAGTACGGTTATAAATATTCTATATCTGTCAAAAAATACCAAACTTGGTCAGGTTTAACTTGCCACATTTCACAGCTAATAACTACACTGTGATGCATAACGGGATGATAGCTGATGGTCTTATCTAGGCTCAGAGTAAGCTCTTCTCTGGGTAGTCTTTTAACCATGTTTTTGGTAATGAGGAAGAATTTCTATGGGGGAATCCAAATTCTATGGGGGAATCCAAAAAGATTTTCGgatgatgaaaatgttttgatccTCTTTGAGCTTCACTTCTCTGGGAAGGTAGTgtagcagaagaaagagaagtaaGATTTGAAAACTGTAATCTTTCaacaaacatggaaaattaGGACTGACTTTGTCTCAGAAGGGTTTTTAGGAGCTACTCTGAGAGATACTTCAAATATATAAACCAAATGTGAATTCCAGTTAGTGATGTGTGCTTTAGAATAACTTTTGAAGTCTTAAGGAATGTTTCTCATGgttgtaaatgtatttttctttcttccaataCTGTTGTAAAAGTTACTTTACTGTGTAAATGTTAGATGTGGTATGAAAACGTGGTATTGAATGTAATTgctgtaaacaaaaataattctttgttaaaagaaacaaaacgtGCTGCAGTTACTTTAGACATTGCTTACAAAGCAGTTCTATGACCGCAAGAGGATGCTAAAGTCcccaataatatttttattccatatGATAAGgtgtgaggaaaaataaagttaccATAAAAAGGTATTGGTaggctttaaaaacaagagcTTTTTAGTTACTTTTATCCTAGTTTTCAACAGTGATTATTTATCTTAACAGAAAGATCGAATGTGTGGACAAcacatttaaaactttaatatttttatattaatatattaatgtattCTTAATATATTTGTGAGTATATTCTGAAATACCTGAGCTTTAATAATTCAATGACAAATATGTTTCAGCAGTCCCAGAAGGATTTTCATCTGTACCCGCACTAGATGCTGAGGTCTTCCCTGTTAGATCTGTTTGCTCTCTGCCCTTTCGGGTGCCAGGCTCTTAATGTAATAGAGGACTGATATTGTTAGAATTGGCATGTTCAGAGCTCATAGTTGCAGAGaggctggaaaaagaaagccgTGAATTTTTGCTATTATCACCTCCTCTACTTAATGCTCTGAGCCTTGTTCTTCTGTCACCTTACTGCGTCTGTTTAGACACTTCTTCTAGtgaacagctccagctcttAAGGTTATGTGGTGTGTAGCACCATGGCTTTAGAGGCCCTCACATTTATTATAAAACCAAATAACCCCCTTGGTAGGCAATTGCtatgtttatttgcattttctgttctgtcttgtATGCTTCTAGTCCTTGTTTCACAAATGTAAAATGTGCCAGACccaatattttccttaaataggTTTTATTTAGCTACCTAAATAATAGGTCAGACTTCTAGGAAAAACTCCCGCGCTTGCTCTCCATTTCATAACGATGACAGACTTCAGTTTATGAGCCACAGTTTTTATACTTGTGCCATTGCTGATAGATTTGGAAGTGTGAAAGCAGTAAAGCTTTAAATTGTGTAAGCCAGTAAGTAATCTTGTGGATTTTAAGTCttaaagcagtaaataaaatgttctgttcaGAAGACTATGTTAATATCTGCCCATCCTGTTTGCACTTGGATAATTTTGCTGTATGACAGTGTATGTTGAAACTTGTAAACTAAGGCTGCTACATCAGCATCAGTTCTCTTCAGAGCAGGAGAGGAATTTCACAAATGTTCCATACAATTGATAGCAAGGGATTGCAGCTAATGGGAATTTATATCTACATATGCATCTATACCTATTTATCTATCTAAATAAAATAGTCTTACGGTAGTAAAATAATGATTAAGACAAATAgttcttaattttgaaatgacagtgattatttttttatataccCGACACAAATTCCAGAACGTCTTCTGCTGAAGAAGTCTGATTAAAATACAAACCCTGTTTAAATGAAGTGACAATTACTTGCTAAAGTTCCTGGGAATCTTGTTAACTCATTTGCATTATTCTGTAAAGCGTTAAATTCTTGTTTTGATGACTAGCATGTGCATTTTATTGATGGCTCAATTTACTGTTTCTCATTCTgcagaaatactggaaaatgtAAAACTAATACATAAACCAGTGTCTTTGCAACCGCGAGGGCTGATCAACAAAGGAAACTGGTGCTACATCAATGCTGTATCCTTACCTTGGAAAAACTTAATATGCTTAAGTTAAAACATGTATTCTGTCTGTCTCAAAGCTTTCCTGGTTTACTCTGGTAAGTACCGCAGAAAAGTATCTTCACATAACATAATACTATTGATGTTTAATGCTAGCATCTGGGTATTTGGGTATCATTGAACTCAGTGTCTGAGGTTCTCTGCAGCTGGTTGCACAGTTCTGTTTACTTTCTCTTacctctttcaaaatatttcacaactGTAGTTGTCTCATGACTGGATGGAAACCTTGTAAATTCTAGTTGTGTTTACTCATGGCTCTTTGTGCTGCAATTTAAGTGGTTCTTTTGTTAAGTGCTAGTCCTGCTAGTGAAAATATTAAGACTAACTTCAAGACTGATCATTGCAGAACCTAACCACATATTTCCAGGTGagcatttctgctttaaatatcCACTTTTATCTTATAACCAGTTCTGTACTcatctcattttctgtattagCTCCCAGTGTTCGCTCTTAACATGTTCCATGAGAATTTGTTACTGAATTTTTGCACGCTCTAGGGATCGGGTTTATGTCTCACTAGCTGTTAAGAtagctgccttttttatttatttgccccTTCAGTGTTGTAatacatttcctctttttactgttttcatcaTGTAGTAGCAGAttgtttttagaatatttttctcccaaGGCATACTGTAGTTTTACTCGTTGCTCTAGACTTGTCCTTAAACTGAAGAATGTTTCACATCACTGTTTTGGTTACGGGGGTGAATCACCACCTTTTTTAAAGATGACTTTGTCTTCTGGCTTCTTCCATTCTTTTTAGAAAACACACTAATTTTTCCAGGTTATCATGTGCTGACTTTCAAGTAGTTAATTTTGTGAAGTCATTCCTATGAAAATAGCTTTCCTGTTCTGTTCCTAGAGcaaatgctattttcattttgagttAAAGTATTTGGAATGattaaaatgtcagtgaaatcGCTGCATGTTTcaagatgctgttttttttaagtagggCTTCTGTACATTAGCAGCTAACGTTTTAAGAAAAGTCCTTCCATGAACACGACTATAGTTACCAGTTTGGTCTACGTaataaagaactttttttttttttacatatagtTTTAATAtgtttgaatatttaattaatatgcAGATCATTCTGAATATTTCCTTAATGCCACTGCATAGACCCTGCAAGCCTTGGTTGCTTGCCCTCCAATGTATCATTTAATGAAGTCCATTCCAATGTATTCAAAATCACAGCGGCCGTGTACCTCAACACCAATGATAGACAGTTTGTAAGtagcttgtttaaaaaaatctgcgATCGGATTAAGCTTATTAAGAAAGCTCTAAGAAATGATTGTTACTGCGAATGATAAAAGCTAGTATGTATCCAAacatttcttgtgcttttttaatgACACTTGACTTTCATAACAAACTTTGTAATTACTTGAATTGTCAAGGAAGATGCTTCCTATTGCcgaaataaagcttttaattaGTGTTCTGTGTGCAAAAATGAACTGTGAGAACTGCAAGAGCTAATCTAGCACCTCATCATGATTAGCAACGGTCTGGTTAATTTTTATGTCTGAAC is drawn from Oxyura jamaicensis isolate SHBP4307 breed ruddy duck chromosome 11, BPBGC_Ojam_1.0, whole genome shotgun sequence and contains these coding sequences:
- the USP10 gene encoding ubiquitin carboxyl-terminal hydrolase 10, which codes for MALNSAQYIFGEFSPDEFNQFFVTPRCSVELPPYNETVTCGIKSTGEEYQRIEFGVNEVIETESSVLNNTDYSISSTLNPQAPEFILSCAPAQKTPDDSLSETNYNSIDCQFSDPTLALDSGSNAENDGLAGGLGQRERKKKKKRPPGYYSYLEDGIAPTEALVNGHANSSGLNSISTEDTELTGDIPSLATPRTCNSPDNSVDFVNEAVSDDSVSSALDNTRTAGQPEVCSVTNSEQFCIPSETGRDSPLRTAVVQSYAGTDTTETLGVTNGQTLESSGEDTAANGVELHTVESTDSDQAKPEEASPTTEATVPVAGSVPVNQPAKSWASLFHNSKPSASTSVVYVETKYTPPATSTLVPEKQVEVKEGPVPVSEDPVAIKIAEILENVKLIHKPVSLQPRGLINKGNWCYINATLQALVACPPMYHLMKSIPMYSKSQRPCTSTPMIDSFVRLMNEFTNMPVPPKAKQALGEKIVRDIRPGAAFEPTYIYRLLTVIKSSLSEKGRQEDAEEYLGFILNGLHEEMLTLKKLLSPHNEKLTVSNGPEAQTVHEEEEQDEQGEGSEDEWEQVGPRNKSSVTRQADFVQTPITDIFGGHIRSVVYQQSSKESATLQPFFTLQLDIQSDKIRTVQDALESLVARESVQGYTTKTKQEVEISRRVTLEELPPVLVLHLKRFVYEKTGGCQKLIKNIEYPVDLEISKELLSPGVKSKIFKGQRTYRLFAVVYHHGNSATGGHYTTDVFQIGLNGWLRIDDQAVKVINQYQVVKPSAERTAYLLYYRRVDLL